A portion of the Sphingorhabdus pulchriflava genome contains these proteins:
- a CDS encoding cryptochrome/photolyase family protein: protein MTTIVWFRRDLRLEDQAALLAAVRRGRPVTPVYILDDETPMHRKMGAASRWWLRHSLKALDDALRARGSRLILRRGPAHQVLAQLAREVGASAIHCLRHYEPWWRNAERALQDILPVGTALIRHEGLYLMPPGSVKTGSGGQFKIYTPFWRALAQHMPPAAPRPAPDTIPSPEAWPESDEIDSWGLLPSTPDWAGGMRDFWMPGETGAAKRLDDFLPRANRYQEKRNLPSIPGTSFLSPHMHFGEISPSTIWHAAMDAGGSVETYLKELVWREYAANVILQFPDYGVRNARAAFDHFPWRDMANADVQQDYVRWTKGLTGYPIVDAGMRELWATGWMHNRVRMIAASFLIKHLLIDWRVGEQWFWDTLVDADYASNAVNWQWTAGSGVDSNMFVRIMAPLSQSEKFDAGDYIRRWVPELAHLSDPYIHDPEEYGVRPANYPTKIIGHRAARERALTAYAMIKESGSVDNEAVAGLEAAE, encoded by the coding sequence ATGACCACCATTGTCTGGTTTCGAAGAGATTTACGGCTGGAAGACCAGGCCGCCCTGCTTGCCGCCGTTAGACGCGGTCGTCCGGTGACGCCCGTCTATATTCTCGATGATGAAACACCAATGCATCGAAAGATGGGGGCGGCTTCACGCTGGTGGCTGCGCCATAGTTTGAAAGCATTGGATGATGCCTTGCGTGCGCGGGGTTCGCGACTGATATTGCGGCGCGGTCCTGCGCATCAGGTGTTGGCGCAACTGGCTCGCGAGGTCGGCGCTTCCGCTATTCACTGCCTTCGGCATTATGAACCCTGGTGGCGCAATGCAGAGCGGGCGCTACAGGATATCTTGCCGGTGGGTACCGCCCTGATCCGGCATGAAGGCTTGTATCTAATGCCGCCCGGCAGTGTGAAAACCGGCAGCGGCGGTCAGTTTAAAATTTACACACCGTTCTGGCGAGCTTTGGCGCAACATATGCCGCCTGCGGCACCCCGACCTGCACCTGACACTATTCCGTCACCAGAGGCGTGGCCTGAAAGCGACGAAATAGATAGCTGGGGCCTGCTGCCTTCAACGCCCGATTGGGCAGGGGGTATGCGCGACTTCTGGATGCCCGGTGAAACCGGTGCCGCGAAACGGCTCGACGATTTCCTCCCCAGGGCCAATCGCTACCAGGAAAAGCGCAATCTGCCGTCGATACCCGGCACCAGTTTCCTTTCGCCACACATGCATTTCGGCGAAATTTCACCTTCGACAATCTGGCATGCAGCGATGGATGCCGGTGGATCTGTTGAAACCTATCTGAAGGAACTGGTCTGGCGCGAATATGCGGCCAATGTGATCCTACAATTCCCTGATTATGGGGTGCGCAATGCGCGGGCGGCATTTGACCATTTCCCTTGGCGCGATATGGCCAATGCGGATGTGCAGCAGGACTATGTCCGCTGGACCAAGGGTCTCACCGGCTATCCGATCGTCGATGCAGGGATGCGGGAGCTATGGGCGACCGGTTGGATGCACAACCGCGTCCGGATGATTGCAGCGTCCTTCCTAATCAAACATCTTTTGATCGACTGGCGTGTGGGCGAGCAATGGTTTTGGGACACGCTGGTCGATGCCGACTACGCCTCGAATGCGGTCAACTGGCAATGGACGGCGGGCAGCGGCGTCGACAGCAATATGTTTGTCCGCATCATGGCGCCGCTATCGCAGTCGGAAAAATTCGATGCAGGCGATTATATCCGGCGATGGGTGCCCGAACTGGCGCATTTGTCCGATCCCTATATACACGATCCCGAAGAATATGGTGTCCGGCCCGCCAATTATCCGACCAAGATTATCGGCCACCGAGCGGCGCGTGAGCGGGCTTTGACGGCCTATGCGATGATCAAGGAGAGCGGGTCAGTCGACAATGAGGCGGTGGCCGGTCTCGAAGCCGCCGAGTAG
- a CDS encoding SDR family NAD(P)-dependent oxidoreductase, giving the protein MGGMQGRIALVTGASRGIGAATAVRMATEGAHVILTARTAKDLEAVEQRIFEAGGSATIAPMDLTEAGNNERLAAAVRERWGKLDMLLLNAAMLGTLAPVPVIDAAEFNRVLTLNLLAQQALIAAFDSLLRASDAGRVVVLTSSVGQQPRAYWGAYGASKAALENLALSYAEEVQNLSSVRVAIVDPSRTRTAMRAKAYPGEDPATLKDPSVVGEAITQMLLGGFETGHRLIVD; this is encoded by the coding sequence ATGGGCGGCATGCAAGGCAGGATCGCACTGGTCACCGGTGCCAGCCGAGGCATCGGAGCGGCAACGGCCGTGCGAATGGCGACTGAAGGCGCGCATGTCATCCTGACAGCGCGAACGGCGAAAGATCTTGAAGCCGTCGAGCAGCGGATATTCGAAGCCGGAGGCAGCGCCACCATCGCACCGATGGACCTGACGGAAGCAGGCAATAATGAACGACTCGCCGCCGCCGTCCGCGAACGGTGGGGCAAGCTCGACATGCTTTTACTCAATGCTGCGATGCTCGGCACATTGGCACCAGTGCCCGTCATCGATGCGGCGGAATTCAACCGCGTGCTGACGCTCAACCTGCTCGCGCAACAGGCGTTGATTGCGGCATTCGATAGCTTGCTGCGCGCAAGTGACGCCGGACGGGTGGTCGTGCTGACCAGCAGTGTCGGCCAACAGCCGCGCGCCTATTGGGGTGCCTATGGGGCGTCGAAAGCCGCACTTGAAAATCTGGCGCTCAGCTATGCCGAGGAAGTGCAGAATCTGTCGTCGGTGCGTGTCGCGATCGTCGACCCTTCACGCACCCGCACAGCGATGCGCGCCAAAGCCTATCCTGGTGAAGATCCTGCGACACTGAAAGATCCGTCAGTCGTCGGCGAAGCGATCACGCAAATGCTACTCGGCGGCTTCGAGACCGGCCACCGCCTCATTGTCGACTGA
- the hisI gene encoding phosphoribosyl-AMP cyclohydrolase has product MTDPRESGLLLDPKFDANGLLTAVVVDADDGAVLMVGHMNREALEQTQQSGKVTFFSRSRQQLWTKGESSGNFLHLVELRIDCDQDALLVIAQPDGPTCHTGERSCFYRRVTPKGLERL; this is encoded by the coding sequence ATGACCGATCCTCGAGAGAGCGGGCTGCTGCTCGATCCGAAATTTGACGCTAATGGGTTGCTGACCGCTGTGGTCGTCGATGCTGACGATGGCGCTGTGTTGATGGTAGGGCATATGAACCGCGAGGCACTCGAACAAACGCAGCAGAGCGGGAAGGTTACTTTCTTCTCGCGCAGTCGGCAGCAACTTTGGACCAAGGGCGAGAGCAGTGGGAACTTCCTCCACCTTGTCGAACTCCGCATCGATTGCGATCAAGATGCGCTGCTGGTTATCGCACAGCCCGATGGCCCGACCTGCCATACTGGCGAACGCAGTTGCTTTTACCGTCGTGTGACACCGAAGGGGCTGGAGCGATTGTGA
- the purF gene encoding amidophosphoribosyltransferase, with protein MLTTNPFDDDKLREECGIFGVYNSEGAAAMAALGLHALQHRGQEAAGITSFDGKEFHTHRAMGHVAGNFDREDVIRALPGSIAAGHVRYSTTGETSLRNVQPLYADLATGGFAVAHNGNISNAIHLRRELVLRGSIFQSTSDTEVIIHLVATSSQKSLLDRLIDALKQVEGAYSLICLTPEGMIACRDPLGIRPLVMGRLGETIIFASETVALDIVGADFIRSVEPGEIVVVREGAIGSHKPFYPTSPRPCIFEHVYFSRPDSIVDGSSVYSVRKAIGAELARENGIDADYVIPVPDSGTPAAIGYAEASGIPFELGIIRSHYVGRTFIQPGDGVRHLGVKLKHNANRNLVAGKRIVLIDDSIVRGTTSLKIVQMMREAGAKEVHMRIASPPTTNSCFYGVDTPEREKLLASRMNIAEMCDYIHADSLAFLTIEGLYRALGEAQRDAACPRYCDACFTGDYPTKLTDFDEHSAAGQLKLRVVR; from the coding sequence ATGCTCACCACCAATCCCTTTGATGATGATAAACTGCGCGAGGAATGCGGGATCTTCGGGGTGTACAACTCCGAAGGCGCGGCCGCGATGGCGGCACTCGGCCTGCACGCGCTCCAGCATCGCGGGCAGGAAGCCGCTGGCATCACCAGCTTTGACGGCAAGGAGTTCCACACCCACCGGGCGATGGGCCATGTCGCAGGCAATTTTGACCGCGAAGATGTTATTCGCGCCTTGCCGGGCAGCATTGCTGCAGGCCATGTCCGCTATTCGACCACAGGCGAAACCTCGCTGCGCAATGTGCAGCCGCTCTACGCTGATCTGGCTACGGGTGGATTTGCGGTTGCGCATAATGGCAATATCTCGAACGCGATACATTTGCGTCGGGAACTGGTATTGCGCGGCTCGATCTTCCAATCGACGTCCGACACCGAAGTCATCATCCATCTGGTTGCTACATCCTCGCAGAAAAGCCTGCTCGACCGTCTGATCGACGCCCTTAAGCAGGTTGAGGGCGCTTACTCACTGATCTGCCTGACACCAGAAGGCATGATTGCCTGCCGCGACCCGCTGGGCATTCGCCCGCTGGTCATGGGCCGTTTGGGTGAAACGATCATCTTTGCATCGGAAACAGTCGCGCTCGACATTGTCGGGGCTGATTTCATCCGCAGCGTCGAACCAGGCGAAATCGTCGTTGTCCGTGAGGGTGCTATTGGATCGCACAAGCCCTTCTACCCGACTTCGCCACGCCCCTGCATCTTTGAACATGTCTATTTTTCACGCCCCGACTCGATCGTCGATGGCAGCAGCGTCTATTCGGTCCGCAAGGCGATCGGCGCCGAACTGGCGCGGGAAAATGGTATTGACGCCGATTATGTGATCCCCGTGCCTGACAGCGGCACGCCTGCAGCAATCGGTTATGCCGAGGCATCAGGAATCCCGTTTGAGCTGGGTATCATCCGCTCGCACTATGTCGGACGCACCTTCATCCAGCCGGGCGACGGCGTGCGCCATCTGGGCGTCAAGCTGAAGCATAATGCCAACCGCAATCTGGTGGCGGGCAAGCGTATCGTGCTGATCGACGATTCGATCGTGCGTGGCACCACCAGCCTGAAGATCGTGCAGATGATGCGCGAGGCGGGTGCGAAGGAAGTGCATATGCGCATCGCCAGCCCGCCGACGACCAACAGTTGTTTCTACGGCGTCGACACGCCCGAACGCGAAAAGCTGCTCGCCAGCCGAATGAACATCGCCGAGATGTGCGATTATATCCACGCCGACAGCCTCGCCTTCCTGACCATCGAAGGCCTTTACCGCGCCTTAGGCGAGGCGCAGCGCGATGCCGCCTGCCCGCGTTATTGCGACGCCTGCTTTACCGGCGACTATCCGACCAAGCTCACCGATTTTGACGAGCATAGCGCCGCTGGACAGCTCAAGCTGCGGGTCGTAAGATAA
- a CDS encoding SPOR domain-containing protein gives MRRLLPACLIALALPMSAPALADVKDGVDAWSRGEFKEAVKQWRDPATKGDPDAQFNMAQAYKLGRGVKQDLNIAAEWYAKAAKQGHLQASDSYGHLLHYQGKVVAALPYLQASSERGDPRAQYLLATELFNGVHLQKDWVGAYAYMTRASASGLAPASRSLAEMDKYIPLEQRQRGIVLAGEIEKKSGQIRTQQIAGFPIDTKPPVAVATKVAVPASKPGSYPDGTAPGFPGTVAPINGEAPAAPAKPVKVAAAPAIAGKWRIQLGAFGSDANATKLWSGLQSKVGGLSAYAHSLIPAGQVKRLQAGPFASRGEAEAMCSKVKAAVVGQGCIVVAP, from the coding sequence GTCAAAGATGGTGTCGATGCCTGGAGCCGGGGCGAATTCAAGGAAGCGGTCAAGCAATGGCGCGATCCTGCAACCAAGGGCGATCCCGACGCACAATTCAATATGGCGCAAGCTTATAAGCTGGGCCGCGGTGTCAAGCAGGACCTGAACATTGCAGCCGAATGGTATGCCAAGGCGGCCAAGCAAGGTCATTTGCAAGCCTCTGACAGCTATGGTCATCTGCTGCACTATCAGGGCAAAGTGGTGGCCGCGCTACCCTATCTGCAGGCATCATCCGAACGCGGCGATCCGCGTGCGCAATATTTGCTGGCAACCGAACTGTTCAATGGCGTCCATCTGCAAAAGGATTGGGTCGGGGCCTATGCCTATATGACCCGTGCTTCGGCGTCAGGGCTGGCGCCCGCGTCGCGCAGCTTGGCCGAAATGGACAAATATATTCCGCTCGAACAACGCCAGCGGGGCATTGTACTGGCGGGCGAAATTGAAAAGAAGTCGGGCCAGATCCGCACCCAGCAGATTGCCGGATTCCCGATCGACACCAAACCACCGGTTGCGGTGGCGACAAAGGTCGCTGTTCCGGCTTCAAAACCCGGTTCCTATCCGGACGGGACCGCCCCGGGCTTTCCCGGCACTGTTGCTCCGATAAACGGCGAAGCGCCTGCTGCGCCTGCAAAGCCCGTTAAAGTCGCTGCTGCCCCTGCAATTGCAGGTAAATGGCGCATCCAATTGGGCGCCTTTGGCAGCGATGCGAACGCCACCAAATTGTGGAGCGGACTGCAAAGTAAAGTCGGCGGTCTATCCGCCTACGCGCACAGCCTGATCCCTGCCGGTCAGGTCAAGCGCCTGCAAGCCGGCCCATTCGCCAGCCGAGGCGAAGCCGAGGCGATGTGCAGCAAGGTAAAAGCAGCAGTCGTCGGCCAAGGCTGCATCGTCGTTGCCCCTTAA